One part of the Mariniblastus fucicola genome encodes these proteins:
- a CDS encoding pyridoxine 5'-phosphate synthase: MPKLGVNIDHVATIRQARGGIEPDPVWAAMKAELGGADQITVHLREDRRHILDRDLRLLKETVHVKLNLECACVDEMLTIACDTKPERVCLVPEKREEVTTEGGLDVVANFDRVSDSVKRLHDAGIFVSLFIDPVESQIAASKKLNVEAVELHTGSYADAPTDLDQSRELIVLENASQHVLEHQMILHAGHGLNYLNVTDVADIEGMEELNIGHSIISRAVFVGLEDAVSEMKQLCLR, encoded by the coding sequence ATGCCAAAACTCGGAGTCAACATTGATCACGTCGCCACGATTCGGCAGGCTCGCGGCGGCATCGAACCCGATCCAGTTTGGGCAGCCATGAAAGCGGAACTCGGCGGTGCGGATCAAATCACGGTTCATCTTCGTGAAGACCGGCGGCACATTCTGGATCGTGACTTGAGGCTGCTGAAAGAAACCGTGCACGTGAAACTGAATCTGGAATGTGCCTGTGTCGACGAGATGTTGACGATCGCTTGCGACACCAAGCCGGAACGCGTTTGTCTGGTGCCTGAAAAACGGGAAGAGGTCACGACCGAAGGCGGCTTGGACGTCGTCGCCAATTTTGATCGGGTCAGCGATTCGGTAAAACGGCTGCATGACGCCGGGATCTTTGTCAGCCTGTTTATCGACCCCGTCGAAAGCCAGATCGCTGCATCGAAAAAGCTCAACGTCGAAGCGGTGGAACTGCATACGGGAAGCTATGCCGACGCCCCGACAGATTTGGATCAGTCCCGCGAGTTGATCGTGCTGGAAAACGCCAGTCAACACGTTTTGGAGCATCAAATGATCCTCCACGCCGGGCACGGGCTGAACTATTTGAACGTGACCGACGTGGCTGACATCGAGGGCATGGAAGAACTCAATATCGGCCACAGCATCATTTCGCGGGCCGTCTTTGTTGGGCTCGAGGATGCGGTCTCCGAGATGAAACAGCTTTGCCTTCGCTAG
- a CDS encoding PEP-CTERM sorting domain-containing protein produces MNYKLTLTALLLTTFFASTDLVNAHDGRRMKVTVVNNQLFGQGYISGETPTDDGGGLVRPYYNAVHGHFNNVGSSAAIATLPGFDILTPAEDGLIGFDVTLTLLSGGKWAGAPTQDGTGLAQDFGTPELSNLTAAETLFLGMNGAAGGFSTESPGAFTIGEALSGPVEDIDLTYEIDLQPTDTIYFLEWQLSTDNPGIASSESLYTILSPDGANHVEKMHFQALALERHLGISAVPEPGSISLLAFGVLALFSGRKRSS; encoded by the coding sequence ATGAACTACAAGTTAACACTGACAGCTTTGCTGCTGACGACTTTCTTTGCTTCGACGGACCTCGTGAACGCTCACGACGGTCGACGGATGAAGGTGACTGTCGTCAACAATCAGCTTTTTGGACAAGGCTACATTAGCGGAGAAACGCCAACGGATGACGGAGGTGGTCTTGTTCGACCTTACTACAACGCGGTCCACGGGCACTTCAATAACGTTGGAAGCAGCGCAGCTATCGCGACACTTCCAGGGTTTGACATTCTGACTCCAGCGGAAGACGGTCTGATCGGATTCGACGTGACGCTGACGCTGCTGAGTGGTGGAAAGTGGGCAGGCGCACCGACTCAGGATGGAACTGGGCTGGCTCAGGATTTCGGAACGCCAGAACTTTCCAATCTGACAGCAGCCGAGACTTTGTTTCTTGGCATGAATGGAGCAGCAGGTGGTTTTAGCACGGAGTCTCCGGGAGCGTTTACGATCGGAGAAGCATTGTCGGGCCCAGTCGAAGACATTGATCTGACTTACGAGATTGACCTTCAGCCTACGGACACGATTTACTTTCTGGAGTGGCAGCTTTCGACCGACAACCCGGGGATCGCGTCGAGTGAGAGCCTCTACACGATTCTGTCTCCTGACGGTGCCAACCATGTCGAAAAAATGCACTTTCAGGCGCTGGCTCTCGAGCGTCATTTGGGCATCAGCGCGGTTCCGGAACCGGGTTCGATCAGCCTGCTTGCGTTCGGGGTTTTAGCGTTATTTAGCGGAAGAAAACGTTCCAGCTAG
- the dapA gene encoding 4-hydroxy-tetrahydrodipicolinate synthase gives MMSRRGTDFAGLSVAIVTPFKDGGKVDVDTLKQQIEFQIAAGTNCLVPCGTTGESPTLTHPEHERVISETIQAVAGRCKVMAGTGSNSTNEAISLSEWAAKEGADATLQVAPYYNKPSQEGFYQHFKAISESVDVPHCIYNIPGRTGKNIEPETIARIAECKNMVMVKEATGSLDQASQVLSLTDLTLLSGDDSLTLPLLSVGGEGVVSVVGNLVPQDMIALVNAFRDGNVAEAQRLHMQLFPLCRDLLGINSNPIPVKAAMRELGRDSGELRLPMVQLTAAELDFLRKTLGTYGLLKEGVAV, from the coding sequence ATTATGAGCCGTCGTGGAACTGATTTTGCTGGTTTGTCTGTCGCCATTGTGACGCCGTTCAAGGACGGTGGTAAAGTCGATGTCGATACGCTCAAACAGCAAATCGAATTTCAAATTGCGGCCGGAACCAACTGCCTCGTTCCCTGCGGCACGACCGGTGAGTCGCCGACGTTGACTCACCCTGAGCACGAGCGTGTGATTTCGGAGACGATTCAGGCTGTTGCTGGACGTTGTAAAGTCATGGCGGGAACAGGCTCCAACAGCACCAACGAAGCCATCAGTCTTTCTGAATGGGCGGCCAAAGAAGGTGCCGACGCGACGCTACAGGTTGCTCCCTACTACAACAAGCCTTCGCAGGAAGGTTTCTATCAGCACTTCAAAGCCATTTCGGAATCGGTTGACGTTCCTCATTGCATTTACAACATTCCAGGTCGCACGGGCAAGAATATCGAACCTGAAACGATCGCCCGGATCGCTGAATGCAAGAACATGGTGATGGTGAAAGAAGCGACTGGATCACTTGATCAAGCGTCACAAGTTTTGTCGCTGACAGACCTGACGTTGTTGTCTGGCGATGACAGCCTGACTTTGCCACTGCTTTCAGTTGGCGGCGAAGGAGTCGTTTCCGTTGTCGGCAACCTTGTGCCGCAAGACATGATCGCGTTGGTGAATGCTTTCCGTGACGGAAACGTCGCGGAAGCCCAGCGTTTGCACATGCAACTGTTTCCACTGTGCCGCGACCTGCTGGGGATCAACTCGAACCCGATTCCGGTCAAGGCTGCGATGCGAGAGCTTGGTCGTGATTCAGGCGAGTTGCGTTTGCCAATGGTTCAGCTAACGGCTGCAGAGCTGGATTTCCTTCGCAAAACTCTGGGCACCTATGGATTGCTCAAGGAAGGCGTCGCGGTCTGA
- a CDS encoding DUF6513 domain-containing protein encodes MENQQIHFITGRLAEPALRRTLEKMETSADFCWTLQVLPITVAALMTPAWIAKRIDVPAATTQIVLPGYCDGDLSPIESVTRVPLVVGPKDLRQLPKFFGQQQDPPSLEQWDIDIIAEINHAPRMSIAEVVALAESYRSSGATLIDVGCEPNACWSGVAEYVKALKDEGHRVSIDSLNPKEIAPAVAAGAELVLSVNASNREAALDWGCEVVVIPDDIRDVNSMQDTIELLAGENVPLRLDPILEPIGMGFAASLQRYMDARRRWPEAEMMMGIGNLTELTDVDSAGVNFLLLAICQELRIHSVLTTQVINWASSSVKECDIARRLVRYAIEENVPPKNLGYDLVTLRDPQRLSFGAEAIATLAGNIKDHNYRILAEEGEVHVLGNRTHWHDADPFKVFDALAATNPKNLDASHAFYLGYEMCKAMIANQLGKNYTQDEALRWGHLTVEEENRHRLEKKYRSSESGSAINPT; translated from the coding sequence ATGGAAAACCAGCAAATCCATTTTATCACAGGTCGGCTGGCCGAACCGGCGTTGCGTCGGACTCTGGAAAAGATGGAGACTTCTGCGGACTTTTGCTGGACATTGCAGGTGTTGCCCATCACTGTCGCGGCCTTGATGACGCCCGCCTGGATCGCGAAACGGATCGACGTTCCCGCCGCGACAACGCAAATCGTGCTGCCCGGCTATTGCGATGGAGACCTTTCGCCGATCGAGTCCGTGACCCGTGTACCGTTGGTTGTCGGTCCGAAAGATCTACGTCAGTTGCCAAAGTTTTTTGGCCAACAACAGGATCCGCCGTCGCTGGAACAGTGGGACATCGACATCATTGCGGAGATCAATCACGCGCCGCGAATGTCGATCGCGGAAGTCGTCGCGCTGGCTGAAAGTTATCGCAGTTCAGGAGCCACGTTGATCGATGTTGGTTGTGAGCCGAACGCGTGTTGGTCGGGCGTCGCGGAGTATGTGAAAGCGCTCAAGGACGAGGGACATCGCGTTTCGATTGACAGCCTGAATCCGAAAGAGATTGCTCCTGCTGTCGCCGCCGGCGCGGAACTGGTGCTTTCGGTGAACGCTTCCAACCGGGAGGCCGCGTTGGATTGGGGCTGTGAGGTCGTCGTCATCCCGGACGACATCCGCGATGTAAATTCGATGCAGGACACGATCGAATTGCTGGCTGGTGAAAACGTTCCGCTGCGGCTCGATCCGATTCTTGAGCCAATCGGGATGGGGTTCGCGGCAAGCTTGCAGCGATACATGGACGCGCGGCGTCGCTGGCCGGAAGCTGAAATGATGATGGGCATCGGGAATCTGACTGAGCTTACCGATGTTGATTCTGCAGGCGTCAATTTTCTGTTGTTGGCGATCTGCCAGGAGCTTCGAATTCACAGCGTGCTAACGACGCAAGTCATCAACTGGGCCAGTTCGAGCGTCAAGGAATGCGACATCGCGCGGCGTTTGGTTCGATATGCGATCGAAGAGAATGTGCCGCCGAAGAACCTCGGCTACGACCTGGTAACGCTGCGCGATCCACAGCGGCTGAGTTTTGGCGCCGAAGCCATCGCGACTCTCGCCGGAAACATCAAGGACCACAACTATCGAATCCTCGCTGAAGAAGGCGAAGTTCACGTGCTTGGCAATCGGACTCACTGGCACGACGCCGACCCTTTCAAGGTCTTCGATGCGTTAGCGGCAACGAACCCGAAAAACCTCGATGCTTCACATGCTTTTTATCTGGGCTACGAAATGTGCAAAGCCATGATCGCCAATCAGCTGGGGAAAAACTATACGCAGGACGAAGCACTTCGCTGGGGACATTTGACCGTCGAGGAAGAGAATCGTCATCGCCTGGAGAAGAAATATCGGAGCTCGGAATCCGGCTCTGCTATCAACCCAACGTGA
- the pabB gene encoding aminodeoxychorismate synthase component I, which yields MGDNSRRLTEGGSATKIASLHFRNPGLPSTDISESESTSIFQTPLVHEFESSPDVADALAKFSQQPHCLLLESSRRTVTASGQQLGRYSFLMADPMQWIECRRVDDADLTLARLDDLLKEHRTAAVESLPPMQGGIAGLFSYDLNRAFEKVPAAKLDEFETPLIAVGLYDVVLAWDHEQEKAWLITQHWNHDATQRQEHYLNLLNSASGPQKPSEVSQNVSTDDSQDPANEGHRIELAQLQNQYPVPGPIGLLSNFSKDDYLAAVARSIEYIYAGDIFQVNLAQRLAMEADGSSVDLYLRLRQRNPAPFGGYFDFGHGQIVSASPERLVSISDRKIETRPIKGTRVRTGQPVVDINARRKLQASEKDRAENTMIVDLMRNDLSRICTDDSVTVTQLCEIEQYQSVMHLVSAVEGKLREHPCRISDLLKAIFPGGSITGAPKVRAMEIIAELEPNARGAYCGSLGYFAASGDADLNILIRTITASKGVWQIPVGGGIVSQSIPRLEYEETWTKAAGMLAATRLHPVDQRSNVT from the coding sequence GTGGGCGATAATTCGCGGCGGTTGACCGAGGGTGGATCCGCGACAAAAATTGCGAGCCTCCATTTTCGCAATCCGGGCCTTCCGAGCACTGATATCTCCGAATCCGAATCCACATCCATTTTCCAAACGCCGCTGGTTCATGAATTTGAATCCAGTCCCGACGTTGCCGATGCGCTGGCGAAATTTTCACAACAGCCGCATTGTCTGTTGCTCGAAAGCTCGCGACGTACGGTGACCGCGAGTGGTCAGCAGCTGGGACGCTATTCGTTTCTGATGGCCGATCCGATGCAGTGGATTGAATGCCGTCGCGTTGACGACGCTGATTTGACACTGGCTCGATTGGACGACTTACTGAAAGAGCACAGGACTGCTGCGGTTGAAAGTTTGCCGCCGATGCAAGGTGGAATCGCCGGGCTGTTCAGCTATGACCTGAATCGCGCGTTTGAGAAAGTGCCAGCGGCGAAGCTGGATGAGTTTGAAACGCCGTTGATCGCTGTCGGGCTGTACGATGTCGTGCTCGCCTGGGACCACGAGCAGGAGAAAGCTTGGCTGATCACGCAACACTGGAACCACGATGCCACGCAGCGACAGGAACACTATCTGAATCTTCTGAATTCCGCCAGCGGTCCGCAGAAGCCTTCTGAAGTTTCGCAAAACGTTTCGACGGATGACTCGCAGGACCCGGCGAATGAAGGTCACCGCATTGAACTCGCGCAGCTTCAAAACCAGTATCCCGTTCCGGGCCCAATCGGTCTGTTGAGCAACTTTTCGAAAGACGACTACCTTGCAGCGGTCGCCAGGTCGATCGAATACATCTACGCGGGCGACATCTTTCAAGTCAACCTTGCTCAGCGTTTGGCCATGGAAGCCGACGGCTCAAGTGTCGATCTGTATTTGCGGCTACGGCAACGCAATCCTGCTCCCTTCGGTGGCTACTTCGATTTTGGTCACGGTCAGATTGTTAGCGCTTCACCAGAGCGTCTGGTTTCGATCAGCGATAGGAAAATTGAAACGCGACCTATCAAGGGAACCCGTGTTCGCACCGGTCAGCCGGTGGTAGACATCAACGCCAGACGCAAACTGCAAGCCAGCGAGAAGGATCGTGCCGAGAACACGATGATCGTTGACTTGATGCGAAACGATCTGTCACGGATTTGCACCGACGACTCCGTGACCGTGACTCAGCTTTGCGAAATTGAACAGTACCAGAGCGTGATGCATCTGGTGTCCGCTGTCGAAGGTAAGTTGCGTGAACACCCGTGCCGAATCTCGGACTTGCTCAAAGCCATTTTTCCAGGCGGATCGATCACCGGCGCGCCGAAAGTTCGCGCCATGGAAATCATTGCCGAACTCGAACCCAACGCTCGCGGCGCCTACTGCGGTTCGCTGGGGTATTTTGCGGCCAGCGGCGATGCGGATTTGAATATTTTGATTCGCACGATCACAGCATCCAAGGGCGTGTGGCAGATTCCCGTTGGCGGTGGCATCGTTAGCCAATCAATTCCGCGATTGGAGTACGAAGAAACGTGGACCAAGGCCGCAGGGATGCTGGCGGCGACGCGTTTGCATCCGGTTGACCAGCGGAGCAACGTGACTTGA
- a CDS encoding DUF447 domain-containing protein gives MILEAIITTTNSDGSVNVSPMGPFVENDPADGFELRPFETSRTFANLQQRPFGVLHVTDDAMLFAKAAIGKLTETPKVRSAEHNDAAFVLEDACRWYEFEAVYFETSEPRKSIRCKVVSAGRQRDFWGFNRAKHAVLEAAILATRVDFLPIEEILRQYESLRVIVDKTGSPVEDGAMEMLEQFVK, from the coding sequence ATGATCCTCGAAGCCATTATTACGACGACCAACTCGGACGGCAGCGTGAACGTTTCGCCGATGGGCCCGTTTGTCGAAAACGATCCCGCTGACGGGTTCGAGCTTAGGCCTTTTGAAACGTCGCGAACGTTTGCAAATCTCCAGCAGCGTCCTTTCGGAGTTCTACACGTGACTGACGATGCGATGTTGTTTGCCAAAGCCGCGATCGGAAAGCTGACTGAAACGCCGAAAGTCCGTTCGGCAGAACACAACGACGCCGCGTTTGTTCTTGAGGACGCTTGTCGCTGGTACGAGTTTGAAGCCGTTTACTTTGAGACTTCCGAGCCGCGGAAGAGTATTCGTTGCAAGGTAGTTTCTGCCGGACGTCAGCGAGATTTCTGGGGCTTCAACCGGGCGAAACATGCGGTTTTGGAGGCTGCGATCCTGGCGACAAGAGTTGATTTCCTGCCGATCGAAGAGATCCTTCGGCAGTACGAATCGCTACGCGTGATCGTCGACAAAACAGGCAGTCCGGTCGAGGACGGAGCCATGGAGATGCTGGAGCAGTTCGTCAAGTAG
- a CDS encoding anthranilate synthase component II, with the protein MILVIDNYDSFVHNLARYFRQLGCQTVTMRNDDVDRSVVEELAPTAIVISPGPCSPGEAGYSIDCVTDFADSIPILGVCLGHQGIVQAFGGDVIRSGQPMHGRQSEVQHNGGAFFGGIPENFKVGRYHSLIATSKSMPDCLEVTARLDDGTIMAVQHRSRPVIGVQFHPESILTEFGHQMLANFCSIAGMESAVKNLQSKNPTL; encoded by the coding sequence TTGATCCTCGTCATCGACAACTACGATAGCTTCGTGCACAACCTTGCCAGATACTTTCGCCAGCTCGGTTGCCAAACCGTCACGATGCGGAACGACGATGTTGATCGCTCGGTCGTGGAAGAACTCGCGCCCACAGCAATCGTGATTTCGCCCGGTCCCTGCTCGCCAGGCGAAGCTGGATACTCAATCGACTGTGTCACAGATTTCGCCGACTCGATTCCGATTCTGGGAGTGTGCCTCGGCCATCAGGGAATCGTGCAAGCCTTCGGTGGCGACGTGATCCGCAGTGGTCAGCCGATGCATGGTCGACAAAGCGAAGTGCAGCACAATGGCGGAGCTTTCTTTGGTGGTATACCGGAAAATTTCAAGGTTGGTCGCTATCATTCTTTGATCGCAACGTCAAAATCCATGCCCGACTGCCTTGAAGTAACAGCCCGGCTCGACGACGGAACGATCATGGCGGTCCAGCATCGTTCGCGTCCCGTGATCGGCGTACAGTTTCATCCCGAGTCTATTCTGACGGAGTTTGGACATCAGATGTTAGCCAACTTTTGCTCAATCGCGGGAATGGAATCGGCTGTGAAAAATCTGCAATCAAAGAACCCAACTTTATGA